Part of the Desulfobulbaceae bacterium genome, CTGCCCGCCTCTTCGCGGAAATACCCGTATGTTTTCTTTAAGGCTGAGCGGCCCTGCGGTGATATTATCCTCAATATCGACCGTATCAGTAAGACGATTGACGGCGAGCCGGTGTTGCGTGATTTTTCCCTTACCGTCAATAAGGGTGACAAGATTGCCTTTGCCGGCAGCAATGGCTTGGCCAAGACCACTCTGTTTCAGATTCTGGTCGGAGAAATGGCTCCTGATGCTGGCACGTTCCGCTGGGGAGTGACCATGACTCACTCATATTTCCCCAAGGACAACAGTGATTTTTTCAACACTGATCAGAATCTGATTGAGTGGCTTCGGCGGTTTGCCCCCCCTGGTTCCGATGATGAAACCTTTGTCCGTGGTTTTTTGGGGCGGATGCTCTTCTCTGGTGAAGAGGCTCTGAAGAAGACTAGCTCTTTGTCGGGAGGGGAGCGAGTGCGGTGTATGCTGTCGCGGATGATGCTGGTTGGAGCCAATGCCCTGATCCTGGACGAACCGACGAACCATCTGGATTTGGAGTCCATTACAGCGTTGAATAATGGCCTGATTGCCTACCCGGAAGTGATCCTTTTTTCTTCGCATGATCATGAGTTCGTCTCGACCGTGGCCAACCGGATTGTTGAAATTACCCGGAATGGTTCCATTGATCGGATGACGAACTATGATGACTATCTGGAAGATCCCGAGGTTGCCAGGCTTCGAGAAGCTGCTGTTTAAGAGGTATAAGGGCTGAAATGTCTGTTGCTTTATGTTGCTCAGGTCGTCTCTGGTAAATTTCACCGGATTGGAGCAGCAACCGATGGTAATGTGGGTCTTAATGGATCTTGATTTTCAAATCAGTTGTTTGCCTTAGATCGAGATATCTTGATGTAAGTAATTTGGGATAATAGGAGAATATGCTATGCCAAGACATCTGCAGCGGGAGATCGAGTCCCTGAAAAATAAGATTGTTACCATGGGTGGTGAAGTTGAGGATCGTGTCTATAAGGCTACGCTGTCACTCATCAGGAGGGATATGGCGATGGCTGAGGCGGTTATTGCCGCCGATCATGATATAGACAACATGGAGGTGGAGATTGAGGAAGACTGCTTGAAGGTTTTGGCCCTCCATCAGCCGGTGGCCATCGATCTACGTTTTATTATCGCTGTATTGAAGATCAACAGTGACTTGGAGCGGGTTGGTGATTTGGCGGTCAATATCGCCGAGCGCAGTGTCTTTCTCAATGGGCAGGAGCCTATGGAGTTGCCTTTTGATGCGGTGGAGATGTCGACTAAAGTGGAGCGGATGCTGACCAAGAGTATTGATGCCTTGGTCAACCTTGATGTTCGATTGGCCTTTAAGGTCCGTTCGCAGGATGAAGAGGTCGACACCATCAATCGCAATATGTATGGCCGCGTTAAAGAGATGTTTATTCATGCCCAGCCTGAGCGGGTCAACGCCTTACTTCATGCTGTCTCTGTCGGCAGGCATTTGGAGCGGATTGCCGATCATGCCTGCAATATCGCCGAGGACGTGATCTATCTGGTCAATGCCGAAATAGTCCGCCATACCCCGGAAGTATTTGAGGAGTAAGTCGGGCGCTTTTCTTCTCCTTTTTGTTTAGCCTTGAGTAGTAGATTTGAATTATTGCTAAGCGATATCGCTTTTTGATGTGTCAGGATCAACGATCTCCTGTTTCAACAGGCAGCACGAGATGCGGTGATGTGGTTGGCCGTCCGCGTGATAGGCAATACTCCCTGGTTGCAGCAGTTTATTCATTACGCAGCCCTCGGGGATCTGGAGGGAGAAGAAATTTTTTTCGATCAGTCCAGAGCGCAGATGCAGGGCGTTGTCTTCGATTTGGTAAGAGTGGATTGGGAAATCTTCGCATAACGGGCAGCAATAGACCCGACCGTTGGGGAAGATGAAGAAGTTCTCGGCAACGTTGCCAGCGCAGGCAAAGGCCTCCCCCGGCCCTAAAAAGACTTTGGGATAGATCACATGGAGACCGAGTTGCGCGGCAGCCATGGCGACTTTAGGGACTGTTGTCAGCCATTGCTTATGGCTTATTTGCAGGGGTTGGTCGCTGGCCTGGGCCGAGTTGCCGCGCAGGCCGATGATCTGAATGAAGAAATGATGGACCCCGAGTTCTGCAAGTAGGCGAGGCATATCGGCAAGGTGAGCGATATTCATTGCGCTCACCGTGTAGATAACACTGACTTCAAACCCCATGGCAACCGCTTTAGCCAGGTTCTGGGTGCAGGTAGCAAAGACACCGTGGCCTCGTAGGGGATCATTAATTTCAGGGGTGGGGCCATCCAGGCTGAAACTTAAAACCGCTTCGTCCGGGGTGATGTGGTTGAGCAGGTCATGATGCAAGAAACCGTTGGTGTCAACGGTAACGGAATGGTAGCCTAGTGCCCGTGCGGTCTTGATCACCGAAGGTAGGGCCGGGTGCAGGGTCGGTTCGCCGCCAAGGAGGATGAGGTTGGTCTTTTTTTCGGGAGATGCGAAGAGCTTGAGCCATGCGTTGATTGTTGTTTCCGGCAGGGTTGCGCTGCCATGCTGAGAGGGATTGATGTAGCAGTGGCGGCAGGAGAGGTTGCAGGCGGTCAGAATGTGGAAGAAAACATTTCGTTCGTTGTCCTGGAAGGCGAGGGTGCGTTGTTGAAGTTGTCTGGTCATGGGATCCTTTTGTTGAGAATTTAAATCGGGTGAAAGCCGTTGGTGGGCGTTATCGCTGTTCTAAAGTGTACGCGGCCAGCAGTGTGTCTTTGAGATAGGCGTTTTGACCGCTGGAAAAAAATTGTTTAAATAGCGACAGGCTCTCTTCTCGCATGATGTGGGGGATAATCGTAATTTTCATTCCCTGGTAGAGGGGAGGGAGTTGGTCAAGGCGGAGCATGGTCCCTCCGCCCATGGCATCCTCGTAAGCATAGACGATGGTGCGGATGCCGCTGATCAAAAGAGTGGCGTAGCACATCAGGCAGGGCTCGAGAGTGGCGTAAACCGTGACTTCTGCTAAGTTTATCTGGGGGGAGAGAGTGAGAAGTTCGCGCAAGGCCATGATCTCGGCATGGTCAATCTCGTTGACTGGTTGACTGGGGTTGGCTCCGCTGTTCTGCCTT contains:
- the phoU gene encoding phosphate signaling complex protein PhoU, which produces MPRHLQREIESLKNKIVTMGGEVEDRVYKATLSLIRRDMAMAEAVIAADHDIDNMEVEIEEDCLKVLALHQPVAIDLRFIIAVLKINSDLERVGDLAVNIAERSVFLNGQEPMELPFDAVEMSTKVERMLTKSIDALVNLDVRLAFKVRSQDEEVDTINRNMYGRVKEMFIHAQPERVNALLHAVSVGRHLERIADHACNIAEDVIYLVNAEIVRHTPEVFEE
- a CDS encoding radical SAM protein; translated protein: MTRQLQQRTLAFQDNERNVFFHILTACNLSCRHCYINPSQHGSATLPETTINAWLKLFASPEKKTNLILLGGEPTLHPALPSVIKTARALGYHSVTVDTNGFLHHDLLNHITPDEAVLSFSLDGPTPEINDPLRGHGVFATCTQNLAKAVAMGFEVSVIYTVSAMNIAHLADMPRLLAELGVHHFFIQIIGLRGNSAQASDQPLQISHKQWLTTVPKVAMAAAQLGLHVIYPKVFLGPGEAFACAGNVAENFFIFPNGRVYCCPLCEDFPIHSYQIEDNALHLRSGLIEKNFFSLQIPEGCVMNKLLQPGSIAYHADGQPHHRISCCLLKQEIVDPDTSKSDIA
- a CDS encoding nucleoside deaminase; its protein translation is MPSRHLDFMKKALTEADNALKNGEFPVGCVMVHNQKIIACGRRQNSGANPSQPVNEIDHAEIMALRELLTLSPQINLAEVTVYATLEPCLMCYATLLISGIRTIVYAYEDAMGGGTMLRLDQLPPLYQGMKITIIPHIMREESLSLFKQFFSSGQNAYLKDTLLAAYTLEQR